The following coding sequences lie in one Arachis ipaensis cultivar K30076 chromosome B03, Araip1.1, whole genome shotgun sequence genomic window:
- the LOC107629743 gene encoding vacuolar protein sorting-associated protein 9A isoform X2: protein MEGSTSSPASSSQSLAFYDFLDRMRNPASLDLLRSIKSDGKRVQEFFSTTETAIRDHPLWMGATEEEIDCAMEGLEKYIMTKLFSRTFSALPEDGRIDNDISEKMCLLQTFLKPEHLDIPALLRNEASWLLAEKELRKINGFKSPREKLLCIMNCCKVINNLLLNATISENHVPAGADDFLPVLIYVTIKANPPQLHSNLKFIQLYRWQAKLVSEAAYYFTNLVSAMAFIVDLNATSLSMDEDKFEENMEAAKLKSKLKSEEYQMIKQGEAKCSSSGKMCDEIEETRVMSLESNYPYMEAQSRELKERDVDRLLSLYKDLVLKYTALCKAIDCLPVSEKEPIIRRLKKQETGSLVAPQGQ from the exons ATGGAGGGATCAACATCATCACCGGCGTCTTCGTCCCAATCCCTCGCTTTCTACGACTTCCTGGATCGCATGCGAAACCCTGCTTCTCTCGATCTTCTTCGATCAATTAAGAG TGATGGGAAAAGAGTGCAAGAGTTCTTCTCAACAACAGAAACTGCAATAAGAGATCATCCATTGTGGATGGGTGCCACTGAAGAAGAGATTGACTGTGCAATGGAG GGTTTGGAGAAATATATAATGACTAAATTGTTCTCCCGGACATTTTCTGCTTTGCCTGAGGATGGAAGGATTGATAATGACATATCAGAGAAAATGTGCTTGCTGCAAACCTTTCTGAAGCCTGAACATCTGGACATACCAGCACTTCTTCGCAATGAAGCTTCATGGCTG CTGGCTGAGAAAGAATTGAGGAAAATCAATGGTTTCAAATCTCCTCGTGAGAAACTATTGTGTATAATGAATTGTTGTAAGGTCATCAACAATCTGCTGCTCAATGCAACAATTTCTGAAAATCATGTGCCAGCTGGGGCTGATGACTTTCTCCCTGTGCTCATATATGTTACAATAAAG GCCAATCCTCCCCAATTACATTCTAACCTGAAATTCATCCAGTTGTACCGATGGCAAGCAAAACTCGTCTCAGAAGCTGCATATTATTTCACAAATCTTGTGTCAGCCATGGCATTTATAGTTGATTTAAATGCTACATCCCTTTCCATGGATGAAGACAAATTTGAGGAAAACATGGAAGCAGCCAAATTGAAGAGCAAATTAAAAAGTGAAGAATATCAGATGATCAAACAAGGGGAGGCCAAGTGCAGTTCATCAGGCAAAATGTGTGACGAAATTGAAGAGACAAGAG TTATGTCGCTTGAATCAAATTATCCATATATGGAAGCTCAGAGTCGAGAGTTGAAGGAGAGAGACGTTGACAGATTGTTAAGTCTCTACAAGGATTTAGTTTTGAAGTATACAGCCTTGTGCAAAGCTATTGATTGCCTTCCAGTTTCAGAGAAAGAACCAATTATTAGACGCCTAAAGAAGCAGGAAACAGGCAGTCTGGTTGCACCGCAGGGCCAATGA
- the LOC107629743 gene encoding vacuolar protein sorting-associated protein 9A isoform X1 — MEGSTSSPASSSQSLAFYDFLDRMRNPASLDLLRSIKSFIVSFSFYPCNPESDGKRVQEFFSTTETAIRDHPLWMGATEEEIDCAMEGLEKYIMTKLFSRTFSALPEDGRIDNDISEKMCLLQTFLKPEHLDIPALLRNEASWLLAEKELRKINGFKSPREKLLCIMNCCKVINNLLLNATISENHVPAGADDFLPVLIYVTIKANPPQLHSNLKFIQLYRWQAKLVSEAAYYFTNLVSAMAFIVDLNATSLSMDEDKFEENMEAAKLKSKLKSEEYQMIKQGEAKCSSSGKMCDEIEETRVMSLESNYPYMEAQSRELKERDVDRLLSLYKDLVLKYTALCKAIDCLPVSEKEPIIRRLKKQETGSLVAPQGQ, encoded by the exons ATGGAGGGATCAACATCATCACCGGCGTCTTCGTCCCAATCCCTCGCTTTCTACGACTTCCTGGATCGCATGCGAAACCCTGCTTCTCTCGATCTTCTTCGATCAATTAAGAG CTTCATTGTATCATTTTCATTCTATCCATGCAATCCTGAAAGTGATGGGAAAAGAGTGCAAGAGTTCTTCTCAACAACAGAAACTGCAATAAGAGATCATCCATTGTGGATGGGTGCCACTGAAGAAGAGATTGACTGTGCAATGGAG GGTTTGGAGAAATATATAATGACTAAATTGTTCTCCCGGACATTTTCTGCTTTGCCTGAGGATGGAAGGATTGATAATGACATATCAGAGAAAATGTGCTTGCTGCAAACCTTTCTGAAGCCTGAACATCTGGACATACCAGCACTTCTTCGCAATGAAGCTTCATGGCTG CTGGCTGAGAAAGAATTGAGGAAAATCAATGGTTTCAAATCTCCTCGTGAGAAACTATTGTGTATAATGAATTGTTGTAAGGTCATCAACAATCTGCTGCTCAATGCAACAATTTCTGAAAATCATGTGCCAGCTGGGGCTGATGACTTTCTCCCTGTGCTCATATATGTTACAATAAAG GCCAATCCTCCCCAATTACATTCTAACCTGAAATTCATCCAGTTGTACCGATGGCAAGCAAAACTCGTCTCAGAAGCTGCATATTATTTCACAAATCTTGTGTCAGCCATGGCATTTATAGTTGATTTAAATGCTACATCCCTTTCCATGGATGAAGACAAATTTGAGGAAAACATGGAAGCAGCCAAATTGAAGAGCAAATTAAAAAGTGAAGAATATCAGATGATCAAACAAGGGGAGGCCAAGTGCAGTTCATCAGGCAAAATGTGTGACGAAATTGAAGAGACAAGAG TTATGTCGCTTGAATCAAATTATCCATATATGGAAGCTCAGAGTCGAGAGTTGAAGGAGAGAGACGTTGACAGATTGTTAAGTCTCTACAAGGATTTAGTTTTGAAGTATACAGCCTTGTGCAAAGCTATTGATTGCCTTCCAGTTTCAGAGAAAGAACCAATTATTAGACGCCTAAAGAAGCAGGAAACAGGCAGTCTGGTTGCACCGCAGGGCCAATGA
- the LOC107634203 gene encoding protein BEARSKIN2-like has protein sequence MGSSNNGGVPPGFRFHPTDEELLHYYLKKKVSFQKFDMDVIREVDLNKMEPWDLQERCRIGSTPQNEWYFFSHKDRKYPTGSRTNRATNAGFWKATGRDKCIRNTYKKIGMRKTLVFYKGRAPHGQKTDWIMHEYRLEDSNDPQANANEDGWVVCRVFKKKNLFKIGNEGGGGSTHTSSDQQLNNSTATNARSFMQRENHYLLQNPRNGNPSSSSSGFDELDKPELGLHHYPHMQTPHYSLFHHSQPLLHPQAHKPIVYDYSYAPALPSDPPVIAKQLMTNPRDCDSGGSEGLRYQQVSEPGMEVGSCEQAQEMGAARGGGEGMNEWGVLDRLVTGNLGNEDSANKGIRFEDANPHQINQLSLRGEMDFWGYGKQ, from the exons ATGGGTTCTTCTAATAACGGTGGTGTGCCACCGGGGTTTCGATTTCATCCAACCGATGAGGAATTGCTTCATTACTACTTGAAGAAGAAGGTGTCGTTTCAGAAGTTTGACATGGATGTTATTAGAGAGGTCGACCTCAACAAGATGGAGCCTTGGGACTTGCAAG AAAGATGCAGAATAGGGTCAACACCACAAAACGAGTGGTATTTCTTCAGCCACAAGGATAGAAAGTACCCAACAGGGTCAAGGACAAACCGAGCAACGAACGCAGGGTTCTGGAAAGCGACGGGAAGAGACAAGTGCATAAGGAACACCTACAAGAAGATTGGGATGAGAAAGACACTTGTGTTCTACAAAGGTAGAGCCCCTCATGGCCAGAAGACTGATTGGATAATGCACGAGTACCGCCTTGAAGATTCCAATGATCCACAAGCAAATGCCAAC GAAGATGGGTGGGTGGTGTGCAGggtgttcaagaagaagaacctATTCAAGATTGGAAATGAAGGAGGTGGTGGCTCCACACACACCTCATCGGACCAGCAACTCAACAACTCAACGGCCACCAATGCTCGTTCCTTCATGCAAAGGGAAAACCACTACCTACTGCAAAACCCTAGGAATGGGAACCCATCCTCTTCATCCTCAGGCTTTGATGAACTCGATAAACCCGAGCTCGGTCTCCATCACTATCCTCACATGCAAACCCCACACTATTCACTCTTCCATCACTCCCAACCACTTCTTCATCCCCAGGCCCACAAGCCCATCGTCTATGACTACTCTTATGCACCCGCCCTTCCTTCAGACCCTCCTGTCATCGCTAAGCAGCTCATGACTAACCCTAGAGACTGCGATAGCGGTGGCAGCGAGGGTCTGAGGTACCAGCAGGTTTCCGAGCCTGGTATGGAGGTTGGATCATGTGAACAAGCCCAGGAAATGGGCGCcgcaagaggaggaggagaaggaatgAATGAATGGGGTGTGCTTGATAGGCTTGTAACCGGGAACCTTGGAAATGAAGATTCAGCCAACAAAGGGATTAGGTTTGAAGATGCAAATCCACATCAGATTAACCAGCTTTCTTTGAGGGGAGAGATGGATTTCTGGGGCTATGGGAAACAATAA